Part of the Spea bombifrons isolate aSpeBom1 chromosome 3, aSpeBom1.2.pri, whole genome shotgun sequence genome, GACCCCCCCATTCACAAAGTGGACAGAAGCACGAAGGAAGAGGGATCTGGTCACCCCCGCGCGGCAGAGGCCACCCAGGAGGAGAGGACGGCGGGCGGTGAAGAATGGAGGTGGAAACTAGAATGGAATTCAGAACTATACCCACCCCTTCTTCTACCTAAATTTCCTTTGTAATCCCTTCACCACCAAGTGAATCGGCTTGCATCCTGTTCCTGCTGGTTTAGACCACAGTTTTTTGCGCCTTTCACTCTTAAATAAATTTTGACTTTGGGTTTGGGAAAACAAATAGCAGGtttcttttaagacattttaaatgttctttttttattatttttttagaaaacgaaCAAAAAAGGATTAATACTTCAGGTCTACTGTACGTATtcctttcaatatttaatgtccCCAGATGTGAGTCGTTACTGCCAACTGAATGCCCAATCCATTCTTATGACAAGCAGATCCAACAGAAGCTAGCACTTTAGGTCAGTATTGCTGACAGTAGATCGTCTATACCTGCTGAATACAGAACTAGACTGATGCATCATTTTCAAAGCCATTCGCATCTGGGAGGTATTTAGTTTTGCTGGCTTTAATCGCCAAATTCACAGGtttcagcatctctttaaatgtaatacttatattttaatgctaccgaaaaatatataatgggaaaactaaaaagaaagttACCCGAATGGTCAATTCCCGCATTCAGATTCAATGGTCATGTTGTAGTATAAGCTGCATAGCATAGTCCCAGATGTTTATGAGTACTAATGTGTACTGCTTCTATTTAAATTGTAGTAGATATGAACATagggataaaaaaagaagatggggtGCAAGTCACATTTTACCACTCAGTAAATTAAGCCAAACACGCGTATAGATCattccccattattattattattattattattattattattatcttttatttatatagcgccaatagtTTACGCAGGGCTTACTACAGTACatgaattcaagggatatgacaagacaagaattgacagagagagccctgctcgcaagcttacaatcttgagggaatggggtgacaaacataaggcacagagaaactgtgagaggtagtgtgatggttgtatcaatgacaaggaagttctagcagctaagatggtatgcttctctgaagaagtgggttttgagatgtttcttgaatgtcgggagggagggagggtgaatgctgaaggttccttgggagtagattccagagatatatggcagctcgagtgaaatcttgtagacgggaaaaggaagaggtgataagtgaggaggagtgccttagcccatgggaagaacgtagggatcgagtaagagagtatttgctaatgaggtcagaaatgtatggaggaaccgtattatggatggccttatatgtcagtaccaggattttaaatgtaattctaaaggcaattgggagccagtggagggtttcacagagtggggaagcagaagaggagcgacgtgcaaggaagataaggaagtccctcagaccagaggaggatgtctggagaaaaccagatcaagtgagtgtcctcagaccagaggaggatgtcGGGGAGAGGAGTTTAGAgctagcagagttgttagatatatctaaaggaatgttaaagtcacccagaataaggcaggggatattaggagagaggaagaaagggagccaggcagtcaaagaactgtgaggtagggcctggagggcaatatatgacagcaatttgaagagagagtggagagaaaagatggaTTGTGTGAACTTCAAAGcaacagaatgagagggagggagggcttggtatatgctggaaggtgcagtcaggtgagagaaggatgcctacaccaccaccctttctgccatcaggcctaggagtgtggcatCCTGTTATCTATGAAATCAAAGAGTattttgtgtgggggggggaatcagagCTTTTGGCATACAAAGAAGAATGGATCCAGCCCCAAAATACCTTACCAacgattaatgcatattaaagtacataggaCCTACTtgaatattttggggttttgtttacgtgaaagaaaaggaataaaCACCTGCTGGAGACACTGCGGCTCCAGAGCTGTTCAATGGAACGCATCTCCAGCAAGGCAAAAAGCTGAGGGCAGGGAAACAGCGCAAACGAGTTCTGATTAATCGCTCTATGCTTTTgcataaaaaacaggaaaataataggTGACCCTCGGCTATCACAAACATCAAAAGACATATCGTGGCTAGAGTTTAACTTTAACCAATCTAGACCTTAGTTGGGTTTTCTCCACACTGTCCATCTCTCATTGTAATgtagtgtaaaataatttaaccaacAAACTTTAAACAGAGTTTAAACACAGGTTTACTTTGAAtctacttaaaatacattttgtacctTTCACTTTCCTAGATTTCCTTTCAAGTCCTAGATTTTGCAGTtccatacactaaaacatatgCCACGATGTTTAAAGATTACAGATTTAAGACATTAATATATGCTTCAAAAAACTTCAAGGGGCAGGGAAATGACTAGATAATGCTGCCTGTTCCACAGTGAGACATAGATCTCAGCTTCCCTGAAGTAAACTAAATCACTACAAAATGAcactaataaaacaatgtatctcATTAGTTTATGAAACTGTTAGTATATGGCCAACTGAGGAGAGTTCAAAGATTCCAATATACTGATATGAATTTTGAAACAGCTGCCTCAGCGAAAAAGCTGCAAGGGTAAATCAATGTCAGGTTTGAACAGTATCAATGTATCTATTACTTATACAGCTAAGCCATTCTCCTAGCCAGTTTTAGTGGCTTCCACCCTGCATACACACATAAGCCGCTGAAATGAATCTTTCTGCGTGACACATTTTTTCTACTCTGCAATCTTGTGGTGTGGTGAAAATGTCATTAGGATGTAAGCCCCAAAAGGTAGACCGGCATTAACATACAGGCAACCCTGGGCAGGGCACCTAGATGGTAGGGGCACCTCTGCCAAGATGTCTGTTGGATTAGTAAGGCGGTATACACGAGGAGGCTCCAAAACCAGAGTTAGCCACAATTGACTCAATGACCTGACTAAACTTTAATTGATCTTAATGgtgtaaaaccaaataaacacactggacaagtaaagcaaaaacaaaaccttataGCAAGGGTGTTTAACCCTCTCAATGCTGACCCAGTGACTTTGTCAAGTTCTGTGAATAATAGACTTAGAATTATAAGAGGCAAATGAGCCCAATTTCCGAGTTGCTGAGATCCTTGCATACTGTTAAGGGATTTCTGCCAAAGCAATAATTGGGCATTCAGTACTGTTCTGGGATCTCCACCAACTTAAATTAGAAACATGTGTCTGTCATTTTACACTTTAGATACCTCAGGTCTCTTTCTACAGTCCCTTTGGTCTAACTGCTGGTAAAGAGGTTTGGCTGCTCTCAAAGCAAACCCTTGTGGTTTCATTACGTGATATGGTCCTTACATGCATTTTGGCTCATaccctttattatcttttagtcAAGGACTGAATTGTGCCGCACAGATTTTTCTGACTACAACCAGATTTTATGGCTTAAAggatatgtaatttaatgtatatatatatagagagagagagagagaaagagagagataaatatatatatatatatatatatatatatagtttaataagcTTCTCATAACCGTTATGTCAGTTCATCTTTATAAAAAGCAAGGTGCCCCTCCCCCGTAGGTGCTGGCATGTGCCCTGCTCTCCCTGTCATGACAGCAGtgctattgtgacatcatcagagcATAATAACCTCACACTGGGCGTGGAGCTTCAGTACTAGAGGAGACAGCAAGCTACTTGTAGTGACTGAACCTCCAGTAGTGCAAAAGATTAGTAAAGAGACtgacttttatttcttcattttgacCCATTTCTCCTCCTGCTTTTGTGATCGCTGAGTGAGGCAAGTCAGGGCAGATATTGTCGCAAAAACAACTGACGAGATGGGGACAACACTAGGCCCCTGGGAATGGATGTGTACctgctgcaaaaccacatgTGGCCTATGCCGGCGTGCCTGCCCCTGCGCCTGTTCCTGCAACTGTCCTTGCTCCTGCAAGTGCCCCTGCAAGCGCAAGTGCCCCTGCGACTGCCCCTGCGACTGCCCGCGGGACTGCGACTGCCCTCGCGACTGCCCCTGTGACTGCTCCCGCGATTGCTTGTCAAACCTGTGCCCTGAAGAAGTGAAGGTCGAGGAAGTGAGCGCCGAGGATTACATTGACGAGGACAAAAAGGAGGTGAGAGCCCAACTCCGAGAGGACAACGCGGTGAAATCTTCTCTGAGGAGCTGTGGCGCCTTCACCTTTGGGTTGATTCTCACCGCCATGTATGCGGCCATCGTCCTCTTTGTGAAGAACTATAGCCTGAAGTACTGCATCGTGTCCTCAGTGGTCATCTGCATCCTCCTCACCCTCGGCATGGCCTTCTTCATGAAGATGCGGGTCACAGTGTTCCTTATGCTGCCCCAGCTCTTCTCAATTGAGGGCAAGACCATCGTGCTCCTGGTCGCCTTCTCGCTGGCCTTACAGGGACCTGCAGCCAACACCTTGgagaatttccggcgctcatctgAGTCCGTGTCCTGCGGCGTGGAACTGGCCATGAACCAGACCAAGGAGCtcctggaaaaagttaaaaggccgttAGTGAGTGCGCTGGATATTCTGAGGAACATCGGCCAGAGGCTGAAAGGAGTGGCCGATCGGGCCAGAAAGTTCTTCAAGACGGTGACAGACGGAGTGAAGCACATCGGACGCGTCCTGCGGAATGTGTGGCGTTTTATCGCCAATATCGGGGAGGTCTGTAACGAGGAACTGGAAGTTCCCTATCTAAAGTGCAGGAAAATATTTGACACGGCACGGAATCAGTGCTTCCAGGTGATGCCATTCTTGTCATTCCTGTGCTACATTGTGGACGCCTTCAAACCGCTGTGTGGACTGGCTAAAACCGCTACAATCCTATGCCTCCTGCCAAAGTATCTCCAGAAATATGTCCGAAAGCATGTGAAAAACCCCATCATCAACATGCTCCGCAACATCAAGGACAAGTTTGAGTTTAACGTGACGGTTATTCACGACTTCGACATAAACCTGAACTCCAGCAAGAGCATCAAGCAGGTGGCAGTCGGCATCATGAGCGAAGTGCAGAGCACACTGAACCCCTATCTGGATGTGCTCAGCATGTTCAGCTATTCAATGACATTTGTTTGCCTCTTCATCTACATCATGGCCGCTCGGTACCAGCGCAAGTACCTCTATGAAGATAACCACGACAATATCTACATAACGCGGTCCTTCATAGAGCTGGACGTGATGAGAGCCAAGCAAGGGCGCagaaccctcctgcccctttcCGCCAGAGAGGCCTACAACTTCATCCTGCCAGGTTCGCTTTACCTGACCAAACGTGAGAGGAAGGGATATTCTTTTGACATCATCAACGTCTTCCGAAATGTTCTGGTGGTCGCATTTATGATGGTGATGGACTTCATCATCTACTGGGTGCTGGACATGGTGTATTACCTGCTGCAAGCGGACGTGGTTGCCAGAGCTCCGGTGACGTTCTCTGTGCTGATCAACGGCTCCGGTTATGCCAGCGAAATCTTCTCCAATGTGGTGTCTGCGTTTGACATCCTTCAGAGAGGGAACTTGACAGTTTTGTCAAAGAAATGCCTAGTCGCTCCGTCCGCCCCAGACTTTAAAGGATACATACTCATAGGTTCAATGTATGGCCTGTGCTTCCTCATTGCGATATTTGGCGTCTACATACGGAGGCTGCAGCGCGTAATCTGTGCCTATTATTACCCATCCCGTGAGCAGGAGCGCATCTGTTTTCTTTACAACAACTTGATAACCAAACGCACAAACATTGAGGACTCCTTGATCAGGAGCGTGAGGATGAATGCAGAGGACGGGGGGCACTCTAGCTTCCTGCAGGTCCTGGCGGCAAAACTCCCCGGGTGCCGCTGGTTTGCCCAGCTGTTGGGCACCAATGAGCAGTACTGCATGGCATGTGCCAAGACAATCACTGGCAGCGAGGGGCAGGACTGCGTGGCCTGCATCACCCCAGGCTGTAAAGGGATGTACTGCAGGGGCTGCTTTGAGATCCTTAATAACATCTGCACAATTTGTATGGCTCCACTGGCATACTCTGAGGCTATCGAAGAGGAGGTCGACTCCAGTGACGAAGAACAGGTCCACCTCTGGATCGATGCCATGAAAACCATTAAGGctgaagagaaaggaaagaggaagaagctGAAAGAGGTTGTGAAGGATCGCCTCAAACAGGTTCTCCGTAGCCAGGGTAGCAGAGCAGCGTTAGGCGAGAAGCTCCTGGAGAAGTATAAGGAGGAGGTCCGTGGCAGGGAGGAAGATGAGAGCTCAGGAATCAGTGAGGTTGAATCCAGTGAGGACTCTGAAGATACAGATTTTGAATATCAGAACTCAACAGAGGACACTGACTCTTCAGATTC contains:
- the LOC128484011 gene encoding DC-STAMP domain-containing protein 2-like; amino-acid sequence: MGTTLGPWEWMCTCCKTTCGLCRRACPCACSCNCPCSCKCPCKRKCPCDCPCDCPRDCDCPRDCPCDCSRDCLSNLCPEEVKVEEVSAEDYIDEDKKEVRAQLREDNAVKSSLRSCGAFTFGLILTAMYAAIVLFVKNYSLKYCIVSSVVICILLTLGMAFFMKMRVTVFLMLPQLFSIEGKTIVLLVAFSLALQGPAANTLENFRRSSESVSCGVELAMNQTKELLEKVKRPLVSALDILRNIGQRLKGVADRARKFFKTVTDGVKHIGRVLRNVWRFIANIGEVCNEELEVPYLKCRKIFDTARNQCFQVMPFLSFLCYIVDAFKPLCGLAKTATILCLLPKYLQKYVRKHVKNPIINMLRNIKDKFEFNVTVIHDFDINLNSSKSIKQVAVGIMSEVQSTLNPYLDVLSMFSYSMTFVCLFIYIMAARYQRKYLYEDNHDNIYITRSFIELDVMRAKQGRRTLLPLSAREAYNFILPGSLYLTKRERKGYSFDIINVFRNVLVVAFMMVMDFIIYWVLDMVYYLLQADVVARAPVTFSVLINGSGYASEIFSNVVSAFDILQRGNLTVLSKKCLVAPSAPDFKGYILIGSMYGLCFLIAIFGVYIRRLQRVICAYYYPSREQERICFLYNNLITKRTNIEDSLIRSVRMNAEDGGHSSFLQVLAAKLPGCRWFAQLLGTNEQYCMACAKTITGSEGQDCVACITPGCKGMYCRGCFEILNNICTICMAPLAYSEAIEEEVDSSDEEQVHLWIDAMKTIKAEEKGKRKKLKEVVKDRLKQVLRSQGSRAALGEKLLEKYKEEVRGREEDESSGISEVESSEDSEDTDFEYQNSTEDTDSSDSEDHTTPPFTKWTEARRKRDLVTPARQRPPRRRGRRAVKNGGGN